From Glycine soja cultivar W05 chromosome 4, ASM419377v2, whole genome shotgun sequence, the proteins below share one genomic window:
- the LOC114408111 gene encoding heavy metal-associated isoprenylated plant protein 24-like, translating to MGVQGPLEYLSDLLSTKKKKKKKQVQTVALKIRMDCEGCARKVKHVLSGVKGAKSVEVDLKQQKATVTGYVEPKKVLKAAQSTKKKVELWPYVPYTMVANPYISQAYDKKAPPNMVRKVADTTNISETTVDDRYIQMFSDENPNACSIM from the exons ATGGGGGTACAAGGTCCTTTGGAATACTTATCTGACTTACTTAGcaccaaaaagaagaagaagaagaagcaagtccAAACTGTAGCACTGAAAATCAGAATGGACTGTGAAGGCTGTGCACGCAAGGTTAAGCATGTCCTTTCTGGTGTTAAAG GAGCTAAGTCGGTGGAAGTGGACTTGAAGCAGCAGAAAGCAACAGTGACAGGATATGTTGAGCCAAAGAAAGTGCTTAAGGCTGCTCAGTCTACTAAAAAGAAGGTTGAACTGTGGCCATATGTTCCGTACACTATGGTGGCTAACCCTTATATATCTCAAGCCTACGATAAGAAGGCTCCTCCTAATATGGTGAGGAAGGTGGCTGACACTACCAACATATCAGAAACCACCGTGGACGACCGTTACATACAGATGTTCAGTGATGAAAACCCAAATGCCTGCTCTATcatgtaa
- the LOC114409319 gene encoding LOB domain-containing protein 36-like, producing the protein MSSSNSPCAACKIQRRKCTQECVFAPYFPPDNPQRFAYVHKVFGASNVAKLLNELNAAQREDAIKSLAYEAEARLRDPVYGCVGLISILQHRLKQLQSELHRAKKELASYVGPQAMLPPPPPPPLLPPQSPRTFSLFPFKTAPTNQQDLFGFHDDGGASASHGVLNHHLALFSPSPAVDHAFSHPPMHSLALPHHSHLTRSPMQPRHQTDPA; encoded by the exons ATGTCGTCGTCGAATTCGCCGTGTGCGGCGTGCAAGATTCAGCGTCGGAAGTGCACGCAGGAGTGTGTTTTCGCGCCGTATTTTCCGCCGGACAATCCGCAGCGGTTCGCGTACGTGCACAAGGTGTTCGGGGCGAGCAACGTGGCCAAGCTACTCAACGAGCTTAACGCGGCGCAGCGCGAAGACGCGATTAAGTCCTTAGCATACGAGGCAGAAGCGCGTTTGCGGGACCCGGTGTATGGCTGCGTGGGTCTGATCTCCATCCTCCAGCACAGACTCAAACAGCTGCAGAGCGAACTCCACCGCGCCAAAAAGGAACTCGCTTCCTACGTCGGACCCCAGGCCATGCTTCCTCCTCCGCCTCCTCCCCCTCTGCTGCCACCACAGTCACCCCGCACTTTCTCGCTTTTCCCTTTCAAAACCGCACCCACCAATCAGCAGGATCTTTTCGGCTTCCACGACGATGGCGGTGCTTCGGCTTCCCACGGTGTATTGAACCACCACCTCGCCTTATTCTCGCCTTCCCCCGCAGTTGATCACGCGTTTTCTCACCCGCCGATGCACTCTCTTGCACTTCCGCATCACTCACACCTTACGCGTTCCCCTATGCAACCCAGGCACCAAACTGATCCGG CTTAG